Proteins from one Chitinivibrionales bacterium genomic window:
- a CDS encoding PAS domain S-box protein: protein MFSSILDNTPVLIALIDHSFNFMYVNPAFARETGRTASSFIGKNYFEFYPDEKKKSLFQKTVKTGIPFYFQAKPFSEKENSSKEAESYWDWSLVPVKDQGGNVSRIVLTLYNVTEKLAAEHELLQSEEKYRSLFEAGSDAIICVDVQTLKIQDVNQAAIGLYGYTRAEMLNLSAPDLSAEKSRTKRSLKNFAQSLETKTDKKSHIALRYHKKKNGTVFPVEITARHFCLDGKKFNISSIRDITARVKAKEALQQKNIALNELIARIEIEKKRIKEEFAATIAEVITPVLERMRADVSTERYAALLESSLKTVSSAYGLNIARKSPQLTQKEIEICTMVRNGLSSKEIAHILNRSIQTIEKRRKIIRKKLGLEEKSINLATFLKTYDRQSF, encoded by the coding sequence ATGTTTTCATCAATTCTAGATAATACCCCGGTACTGATTGCATTAATCGACCATAGCTTCAATTTTATGTATGTTAATCCCGCCTTTGCCCGGGAGACCGGCCGAACAGCTTCATCTTTTATCGGTAAAAACTATTTCGAATTCTATCCGGATGAGAAGAAAAAATCACTGTTTCAGAAAACCGTCAAAACCGGGATCCCCTTTTATTTTCAGGCAAAACCTTTTTCGGAAAAAGAAAACAGCTCAAAAGAGGCGGAGAGTTATTGGGACTGGAGTCTTGTTCCCGTCAAAGATCAGGGCGGTAATGTCTCCCGCATTGTGCTGACACTTTATAATGTTACCGAAAAGTTGGCTGCGGAACACGAATTACTGCAGAGCGAAGAAAAGTACCGGTCACTTTTTGAGGCGGGGTCCGACGCCATTATTTGTGTTGATGTGCAGACCCTGAAAATACAGGATGTCAACCAGGCAGCGATTGGGTTGTATGGCTATACGCGCGCCGAAATGCTGAATCTCTCAGCACCGGATTTGTCGGCGGAAAAGTCGCGAACAAAAAGATCCCTTAAAAACTTTGCGCAGTCATTAGAAACTAAAACAGACAAGAAATCACATATTGCCCTGCGCTACCATAAGAAGAAGAATGGGACCGTATTCCCTGTCGAAATTACGGCCCGGCATTTTTGCCTTGATGGGAAAAAATTTAATATCAGTTCAATCAGGGATATTACCGCCCGGGTCAAAGCCAAAGAAGCGCTTCAGCAAAAAAACATCGCGCTCAATGAACTCATAGCCCGTATCGAGATCGAAAAAAAACGGATCAAAGAGGAGTTTGCGGCCACTATTGCAGAGGTCATAACCCCGGTGCTGGAACGGATGCGAGCCGATGTGAGTACGGAGCGGTATGCCGCGTTGCTGGAATCATCACTGAAAACAGTCAGCTCCGCCTACGGACTCAATATCGCTCGAAAATCGCCACAGCTTACCCAGAAAGAAATCGAAATTTGCACAATGGTTCGAAACGGGCTCTCCTCCAAAGAAATCGCCCATATTCTCAACCGTTCGATCCAGACCATTGAAAAAAGGCGAAAAATTATCCGGAAAAAACTCGGTCTGGAAGAGAAATCGATCAATCTCGCCACATTTTTAAAAACATATGATCGACAATCATTCTGA